AGAATGAAACCTGGTAATATTGATGTCAACATAATGGTTAAAGTTGACAACATCAGCACCAACAAGCATGGATCCCCCCTGGGAGAAGAATTTTCTGATGCCAAGGCTGCCTTGCGTGGTTTTGCCAAAAGCAAAGTTGAATCTGCCATGATCTTTTCTGCAGGAATCAACCAGAGTCTTTACGGCTACATGACCAAATACAGAGATTTTTATCGGGATCACCAGGGTGAGATCAAGAAGAAGATCATCCTTAAGGTCAGCGATTTTAGATCAGCCATGATCCAGGGACGCTACATGGCTAAAAAAGGAATTGAGATCTCGGAATTTCGAATCGAATCAGGGTTGAATTGTGGTGGACATGCATTTGCATCACCAGGACACCTCCTGCCTATTCTGTTGAGGGAGTTCAGAGAGAAACGACAGGAATTGGGATCCCAGTTTCAGCCCATCATCAAGAAATTTTACGATAAGATGGATTGGGAATATCCTGAAGATCTCAACCATCACCCTGAAATCACAGTACAGGGTGGTATTGGGAATCATGGTGAGGTTCAGCGCCTTCAAAAGAATTATGGCATTGATCGTACTGGTTGGGCCAGTCCATTTCTGCTGGTCCCCGAAGCTACGCCCATTGACGCAGTGACCAGAATGCAGCTCATGAACTCAACTGACGACAGTCTGTATTTGAGTGGAGCCTCTCCTCTTGGTGTTCCCTTCAACAACATCAAAGGATCAGGATCAGCCAAATGGGGAGCCAAGCGCTATGCCCAAGGCAAACCAGGGTCACCTTGTCCCAAAGGGTTTTTAAAATCCAATACCGAATTTACGGAAGAGATGATCTGTACTGCATCCACACAGTACATGACTCTTAAATTACGCCAGATTGATGACACCATCACACCTGGAGCCGAAAAGAATCTCGCCATCGAAAAGGTGTTGGCCAAAGAGTGTCTTTGTGAGCATCTGGGAAATGGAGCTCTGATTAGCCTGGGAATCTCCCCTGCCTCACGGTCTCCTCAAGCCATCTGCCCTGGACCCAACCTGTCATGGTTTAATCGAAACTATTCACTGGAAGAGATGGTTGACCAGATTTATGGGAGAGGCAAGGAATTGCTATCAGATGAGCGTCCCCATATGTTTGCCAAAGAAATCCAGTTGTATGTGGATCATTTTCGATCATTGTTGGATGACGCACTAGAAGGGCTGCAGACACCGAAATTTCTTCAGACCTTCTATGACAATATGCAAGCTGGCTTGGATTATTGTAAAGAGATAGCCCAGGAAGTTGCCTATAAAGGTGAAAACCTTCCCTCTATCTCAGAAGCAGTCGAAACACATGGTAATCGGTTGGAAAAGTTCTACCAACATTTCAAGTCGAAATTGGGAGTGGAAACACCGACTTGATACATTAACCATTAATTTTTACAGAATAAAAAAAGCGCAGGAGGACCCTGCGCTTTTATATTTGTGCATGTTCCAGCTAACCTGACCTTTGAAGATGTCATTCTCTAATTGTTCAGTATAAAAAAAGCGCAGGAGGACCCTGCGCTTTTTTATGCCTTTTTGAGGATCTAGCTATTTATACAACACCTTGATCCAACATTGAATCAGCAACTTTCAAGAAACCGGCAATATTTGCACCAGCTACATAGTCTCCTGGGAAACCATAACGTTCTGCGGTCTGAAGGGCATTTGTGTGGATGCTCTTCATGATGTTATGCAGACGCTCGTCAACTTCTTCTCTCGTCCATGAAAGACGCAAGCTGTTTTGAGACATTTCCAGACCTGAAACAGCAACACCACCAGCATTGGCAGCTTTTCCTGGACCGTACAGAATTTTTGCATTCTGGTAGACGTCGATTGCTTCAGGTATAGATGGCATGTTGGCACCTTCTGCAACAACATAGCAACCGTTTTTGATCAAGGCTTCAGCTTCTTCCTTGTTTACTTCATTCTGAGTAGCACAAGGTAAAGCAACATCACATTTCACATGCCAGGGACGTCTACCTTCAAAGTATTCACCGCCAAATTCATCGGTGTACTCTTTGATTCGTCCACGACGATTGTTTTTGAGATCCATGACCCAGGCCAATTTTTCTCTGTCGATACCTGCTGGATCATAAATTGTACCTGCAGAATCAGAAAATGTGACTGGTTTTCCACCGAAATCCAGAACCTTTTCTGCTGCATATTGGGCTACATTTCCACTACCAGAGATGGTCACAGTTTTACCTTCAAGAGTTTCGCCACGTGTTCCCAGCATTTCCTGAGCAAAATAAACGGTTCCATATCCAGTTGCTTCTGGACGAATCAAGCTACCCCCCCAATTGAGAGATTTACCTGTCAATACACCTTCAAAGGCATTCCGCAATCTCTTGTACTGGCCAAACATAAATCCAATCTCACGACCACCGACACCAATATCACCAGCAGGAACATCAGTATTGGGACCAATATGACGAAAGAGTTCAGACATAAAGGATTGTGTGAAAGCCATAACTTCGTTGTCTGATTTGCCTTTAGGGTCAAAATCAGACCCACCCTTACCACCACCCATGGGCAGGGTTGTGAGAGCATTTTTAAAGACTTGTTCAAAGCCTAAAAACTTGAGAATACCAAGATTAACGCTTGGGTGAAAACGTAGACCACCCTTATAGGGGCCTATGGCGCTATTAAATTCAACGCGGAACCCACGATTAACCTGTACGGTACCAGAGTCATCAACCCAGGGAACACGGAACATGATAACACGTTCTGGTTCGACAATACGGTCAAGAACCTTTGCCTCACGATATTGAGGGTGACGATCCATAACTGGCATCAAGGATGTAACTACTTCCTCGACTGCCTGTATAAACTCTGGCTGTGCCGGGTTCTTCGCTTGGACACCGGCCATAAATTCTGCAACATGATTAGACATGCATACCTCCTAAAAGTTGGATTTCAGTTCTCATACTGCTCTCCTGGTGCCGCATGTCAATAAATGCGAGCGAGACGCCAGTTACTGAATAATCCGATGTTTGTGCCATTTTTGTCATTGTCCTGTTAGTGAGACAAATCTTGTGCCATTTTCATGATATTTGCTGAAAATCGACAACGCGCGGATAATAATCTCATCTGGGTATAATTCATCACATTTATTACGAGAAGCATACATATTACAGTACAATGATAATGTTTTTGAATTGTTGCCTTCTTCAGCAGATGACGCCTAGCAAT
This genomic interval from Candidatus Neomarinimicrobiota bacterium contains the following:
- the gdhA gene encoding NADP-specific glutamate dehydrogenase; its protein translation is MSNHVAEFMAGVQAKNPAQPEFIQAVEEVVTSLMPVMDRHPQYREAKVLDRIVEPERVIMFRVPWVDDSGTVQVNRGFRVEFNSAIGPYKGGLRFHPSVNLGILKFLGFEQVFKNALTTLPMGGGKGGSDFDPKGKSDNEVMAFTQSFMSELFRHIGPNTDVPAGDIGVGGREIGFMFGQYKRLRNAFEGVLTGKSLNWGGSLIRPEATGYGTVYFAQEMLGTRGETLEGKTVTISGSGNVAQYAAEKVLDFGGKPVTFSDSAGTIYDPAGIDREKLAWVMDLKNNRRGRIKEYTDEFGGEYFEGRRPWHVKCDVALPCATQNEVNKEEAEALIKNGCYVVAEGANMPSIPEAIDVYQNAKILYGPGKAANAGGVAVSGLEMSQNSLRLSWTREEVDERLHNIMKSIHTNALQTAERYGFPGDYVAGANIAGFLKVADSMLDQGVV